A window of the Sporosarcina sp. FSL K6-2383 genome harbors these coding sequences:
- a CDS encoding ketopantoate reductase family protein — MKICILGAGALGSAIGGTLAEAGSEVYLINRREEYVNNINTKGLVLRNGTTDRTVKVQARTDCTGIGPVDLIIVLVKSFHTKEAIANAGELIGDQTIIMSLQNGLGNEEALAEVVGKEHLLGGKTYVGGVMLSPGHVLAGTKNKYTYIGELDGVISDRVTRVADVFSKAGLSTVVSHNIIGVIWDKLLINVATGALSGITRLPYGGLYNVPEIRDCAFEAILEGIAVAKANGVVLVTEDPEEIWLKAAEGLPAEFKTSILQSLEKGSITEIDDINGTIVRWGEKYNISTPVNRLLVAGIKGIEYRIKNYGEKA, encoded by the coding sequence ATGAAAATTTGCATATTAGGTGCCGGTGCATTGGGGAGTGCAATTGGTGGGACACTAGCTGAGGCAGGCTCGGAAGTTTATTTAATAAATCGACGGGAAGAATACGTCAATAACATTAACACAAAAGGCTTAGTGCTAAGAAATGGAACGACGGATAGAACGGTAAAGGTACAAGCAAGAACTGATTGCACAGGGATTGGACCGGTAGACTTAATCATTGTTTTGGTTAAATCCTTTCATACAAAAGAAGCAATTGCTAATGCTGGCGAGCTCATTGGCGATCAGACGATCATTATGTCCTTGCAGAATGGTCTTGGTAATGAGGAAGCCCTTGCTGAAGTTGTTGGAAAAGAGCATTTGCTGGGTGGGAAGACGTATGTTGGTGGTGTAATGTTAAGTCCTGGACATGTGCTTGCTGGTACTAAGAACAAATATACGTATATTGGAGAATTAGACGGTGTGATCTCTGACAGGGTGACTCGTGTAGCTGACGTATTTTCAAAAGCTGGATTGTCGACGGTTGTAAGCCACAATATCATCGGGGTCATATGGGATAAGTTATTGATCAACGTTGCTACAGGCGCATTGTCGGGAATCACGAGATTACCTTATGGCGGTTTGTACAATGTGCCAGAAATTAGAGATTGTGCATTTGAAGCGATACTAGAAGGAATTGCTGTTGCAAAAGCCAACGGCGTAGTCTTGGTTACGGAGGATCCTGAGGAAATATGGTTGAAAGCTGCCGAAGGGCTACCCGCGGAATTCAAGACTTCGATATTACAAAGTTTAGAAAAAGGGTCGATAACTGAAATCGATGATATTAACGGAACCATCGTGAGGTGGGGAGAAAAATATAATATTTCAACCCCCGTGAATAGGTTATTAGTAGCTGGCATTAAGGGAATTGAATACAGGATCAAAAATTATGGAGAAAAGGCATGA
- a CDS encoding MaoC family dehydratase: MTNKMPFNVGDSISYTKTISESDVYLFAGITGDFSQMHMNEEFMKTTPYKTRIAHGVLSFALGSTASTLIQVQARSAMPSVSYGYDRLRFTNPVYFGDTLTATYTIVEVDEEDLKSYGKVEVYNQKDELCVVAQHILKFFPIEQ, encoded by the coding sequence ATGACAAACAAAATGCCGTTTAATGTAGGAGATTCAATTTCTTATACGAAAACAATCAGTGAGTCCGATGTCTATTTGTTCGCAGGAATTACAGGAGATTTTAGTCAAATGCATATGAATGAGGAATTTATGAAGACGACACCATACAAAACAAGAATCGCTCACGGGGTACTGTCGTTTGCATTAGGTTCTACGGCGTCCACACTTATACAGGTTCAAGCCCGATCCGCAATGCCTAGTGTTTCCTATGGTTATGATCGCCTTCGTTTCACGAATCCAGTCTATTTTGGTGACACACTGACAGCAACATACACAATTGTAGAAGTTGATGAGGAAGATTTAAAATCTTATGGAAAAGTAGAAGTTTACAATCAAAAAGATGAACTTTGCGTAGTTGCTCAGCATATTTTGAAATTCTTTCCGATTGAACAATAA
- a CDS encoding acyl CoA:acetate/3-ketoacid CoA transferase — MKKIKRKNAVEIVTAEEAVKIIPSEATVAFLGAGGGITEPTVVIEALAKRFRETKEPRDLTFYYSTGLGDRAERGLSPLAQPGLCKRAIGGHWDQSPRLAEMVSRNEIEGYNFPMGVMSQLLRAAAAGQPGILTHVGLGTFIDPRQTGGRLNERTKEELVQLMEIGGREWLFYPVILPDVALIRGTTADTDGYITMEDEITYLDVLPMAQAVKNNGGIVIAQVQRLAKAGTLHPKDVKVPGYLVDALVVVPDQPQLYSGTVNRFMSGDFVAEMGEIAIPPLDERKVIARRALFEVTPGDVGNVGVGISDGIGVIAQEEGVGDEFTLTVETGPIGGVTAQGIFFGASVNNRAVIDMPAQFDFYDGGGLDICFLSFAEVDQSGNVNVSRFNGKIVGTGGFINITSNSKKVIFSGTLTAGGLKTEIENGSVQIEQEGRFKKFVPQVDEITFNGKQAVEEGKEVLYITERAVFRLTSQGLELCEIASGIDMERDIFAHMGFKPLIAKDLKEMDRRLFLPEPMGIQQEWLEKYQY; from the coding sequence ATGAAAAAAATAAAACGAAAAAATGCTGTAGAAATAGTAACTGCGGAAGAGGCTGTCAAGATAATCCCTTCAGAAGCTACTGTGGCATTCCTTGGAGCGGGTGGAGGAATAACTGAACCGACCGTTGTTATTGAGGCATTGGCCAAGCGGTTTCGGGAGACGAAGGAGCCAAGGGATTTAACGTTTTATTACTCTACGGGGCTTGGAGATCGTGCTGAGCGCGGGTTGTCTCCCCTTGCACAACCAGGGTTGTGTAAAAGAGCAATAGGCGGACACTGGGATCAATCACCTCGGCTTGCTGAAATGGTAAGTAGAAATGAGATTGAGGGATACAATTTTCCGATGGGTGTCATGAGTCAGTTACTACGGGCTGCCGCGGCAGGACAGCCCGGTATTCTTACCCATGTTGGGCTTGGTACATTTATCGATCCGCGACAAACGGGCGGAAGATTGAATGAACGTACGAAGGAAGAATTAGTACAGTTGATGGAAATAGGCGGTCGTGAATGGTTGTTCTACCCGGTTATTTTACCCGATGTGGCACTTATTCGTGGGACTACAGCAGATACCGATGGATACATTACGATGGAAGACGAGATTACTTATTTGGATGTGTTGCCTATGGCTCAAGCCGTTAAAAATAATGGTGGAATCGTCATTGCGCAAGTACAACGTTTAGCCAAAGCAGGTACGCTCCATCCAAAAGATGTTAAAGTACCCGGTTATCTTGTGGATGCACTAGTGGTAGTCCCCGATCAACCACAGCTCTACTCGGGGACAGTTAATCGTTTCATGTCTGGGGATTTTGTTGCGGAAATGGGCGAAATCGCGATTCCACCTCTCGACGAGCGTAAGGTTATTGCGCGTCGGGCCTTGTTTGAAGTGACACCAGGCGATGTGGGAAATGTGGGCGTTGGGATTTCAGATGGAATTGGAGTAATTGCTCAAGAAGAAGGGGTTGGCGATGAGTTTACGCTGACGGTTGAGACAGGACCGATCGGTGGGGTGACTGCTCAAGGAATCTTTTTTGGTGCTAGCGTAAATAATCGAGCTGTTATCGATATGCCTGCACAGTTTGATTTTTATGATGGCGGTGGACTGGATATATGTTTTCTAAGTTTTGCTGAGGTAGATCAGTCTGGCAATGTGAATGTGTCCCGATTTAACGGGAAAATCGTTGGGACAGGTGGTTTTATCAATATCACATCAAATAGTAAGAAGGTTATCTTCAGTGGCACGCTAACAGCTGGAGGCCTAAAAACAGAAATTGAAAACGGTAGCGTACAAATTGAGCAAGAAGGTCGTTTCAAGAAATTTGTTCCACAAGTGGATGAGATCACTTTTAATGGGAAACAAGCTGTCGAGGAAGGAAAAGAAGTCCTCTATATTACGGAACGTGCAGTATTCCGTCTAACATCACAAGGGCTTGAATTATGTGAAATTGCTTCTGGAATCGATATGGAACGTGATATTTTTGCGCATATGGGCTTCAAACCACTCATTGCTAAAGATCTGAAGGAAATGGATCGGCGGCTGTTTTTGCCTGAACCGATGGGTATTCAACAGGAATGGTTGGAAAAATATCAATATTAA
- a CDS encoding LysR family transcriptional regulator, producing the protein MDFQQLHNFQVLAKIKNVTKAAKELSLTQSALSKSIARLEEDIGVPLFERNSRGVILNPFGIVFLEYANRAIQEMISAKAKIGEMVDPSQGIISFGFIPSLRPSFVPNLIRLFLNETPSVRFQLSQGATRKVIQQLESVEVDLVFCSPQDGVENISTFPIINEELFLVVPKGHRLANQTQVDLCEVADEPFVHYQSDLPLRHVIDAFCQEAGFLPKVAIEGSEDEIIGGLVAANCGVALIPSTPGLDMTKISMIRIREPQCRRVIEMVWRTNGYMSPAVEQFKTFVMENILLIELTNESTMPSEDLEF; encoded by the coding sequence GTGGACTTTCAACAGCTACATAACTTCCAGGTATTGGCGAAGATTAAAAATGTCACTAAAGCTGCAAAAGAGCTATCTCTTACACAATCAGCACTCAGCAAGTCGATTGCCCGATTAGAGGAAGATATAGGGGTTCCGTTGTTTGAACGGAATTCTCGCGGAGTGATTTTAAATCCATTCGGGATTGTTTTCCTGGAGTATGCAAATCGAGCCATACAGGAAATGATTAGTGCTAAGGCGAAGATTGGCGAAATGGTTGATCCATCACAAGGAATTATATCGTTTGGATTCATTCCATCATTGCGCCCGAGTTTTGTCCCCAATTTAATTCGCTTATTTTTAAATGAGACCCCAAGCGTTCGATTTCAATTGTCTCAAGGGGCGACTAGGAAAGTTATTCAACAATTAGAATCTGTGGAAGTCGATCTTGTATTTTGCTCGCCACAGGATGGTGTTGAAAACATCAGTACTTTTCCAATAATTAACGAAGAACTATTTTTGGTTGTTCCAAAAGGACACAGGTTAGCCAATCAAACGCAAGTTGATTTATGTGAAGTGGCCGATGAGCCATTTGTGCACTATCAATCAGATTTGCCTTTGCGTCACGTAATTGATGCGTTTTGCCAGGAAGCAGGATTCCTTCCCAAAGTGGCAATCGAAGGTTCAGAAGATGAGATCATTGGTGGACTTGTCGCAGCGAATTGTGGGGTTGCACTAATTCCATCTACCCCCGGTCTTGATATGACAAAAATTTCAATGATTCGTATTCGGGAACCGCAATGTAGAAGAGTTATTGAAATGGTATGGCGAACAAATGGATATATGTCGCCCGCAGTCGAACAGTTTAAGACTTTTGTAATGGAAAACATCCTATTAATAGAACTCACAAATGAATCGACGATGCCCTCGGAAGATTTAGAATTTTGA
- a CDS encoding IclR family transcriptional regulator — translation MSSTEQDKGIRSLQRAVDILQCFTMEEGELSLTEISKKVNLAKSTVIRLLYTLEMNNFVERDLVTFKYKLGKQLYFIGNIAGQSIEIRSAAKATMEKLRDQTKETVNLYVLDKESRVCIQQFESLQSIRHIVKIGEKLPLTLGATGKVLLAYQSDDVIDKVINSENPKKNKSDLMRELNLIVDECFAQSIDEREVGSSAIATPIFDVNGDVIAALSLSGPTSRFKKDVIEELRDYLMDAGVEISVNLGFQSDR, via the coding sequence ATGAGTTCAACAGAGCAGGACAAGGGTATTCGTTCTTTGCAAAGAGCTGTAGATATCTTACAATGTTTCACCATGGAAGAAGGGGAACTTTCACTCACTGAGATTTCAAAAAAAGTAAATCTTGCAAAATCAACAGTAATACGATTGCTATATACGCTAGAGATGAATAATTTTGTCGAGCGAGACCTTGTTACATTTAAATATAAACTAGGAAAACAACTGTACTTTATTGGTAATATTGCTGGACAATCGATTGAAATTCGATCAGCCGCAAAAGCAACAATGGAAAAACTTCGTGATCAAACAAAAGAAACAGTTAACCTTTATGTCTTGGATAAAGAAAGTAGGGTATGTATTCAACAATTTGAAAGTTTGCAATCCATCAGGCATATAGTGAAAATTGGAGAAAAACTCCCACTTACATTAGGCGCAACTGGAAAAGTGTTACTAGCGTATCAATCTGATGATGTTATAGATAAAGTTATAAATAGTGAGAATCCTAAAAAAAATAAATCGGATTTAATGAGGGAACTTAATCTCATTGTTGATGAGTGTTTCGCCCAGAGCATTGATGAAAGAGAAGTTGGATCATCGGCTATTGCGACACCAATATTTGATGTGAATGGCGATGTGATCGCCGCTTTATCATTGTCAGGACCCACTTCACGATTTAAAAAAGATGTGATTGAAGAATTAAGGGATTATTTAATGGATGCCGGTGTCGAAATTTCTGTTAATCTTGGATTTCAGAGTGATAGATAG
- the aroQ gene encoding type II 3-dehydroquinate dehydratase produces MKKILMLHGINHNMFGKRDPEQYGTVTLEEINGGLDALAKKLGVEVESFQTNHEGEMCERIHQAYLENKDAVIINAGAWTHYSYGLRDALAILEVPIIEIHMSNIHAREEFRHHSVFAEIAKGQISGFGVESYHLGLRAAVAATE; encoded by the coding sequence ATGAAAAAAATTCTAATGTTACATGGAATAAATCACAATATGTTCGGAAAAAGGGACCCCGAACAATATGGCACGGTTACGCTTGAAGAAATTAACGGGGGGCTGGATGCACTTGCCAAAAAGCTGGGCGTTGAGGTGGAGAGCTTCCAGACAAATCATGAAGGAGAAATGTGTGAAAGGATTCATCAGGCCTATCTCGAGAATAAGGATGCTGTTATTATTAATGCAGGTGCATGGACCCACTATAGTTATGGCTTGAGGGATGCTCTTGCAATTCTCGAGGTTCCAATTATTGAAATTCATATGTCTAATATTCATGCAAGAGAAGAGTTCAGGCACCATTCGGTTTTTGCGGAAATTGCTAAAGGCCAAATTTCTGGATTTGGGGTCGAAAGCTACCACCTTGGCTTGAGAGCAGCTGTAGCCGCCACTGAGTAA
- a CDS encoding aldo/keto reductase yields the protein MRKTQIGKTGLHVNSIGLGTNTVGGHNLYPDLDEDAGKELIRKALKSGINFLDTAYIYGPERSEQLVGEVIKETGMRNELILATKGAHKITDTGTVFDNSPAFLRQSVEGSLKRLQTDYIDLFYIHFPDENTPKDEAVGALKRLKEEGKIRAIGVSNFSIGQLKEANKDGNVDVYQGEYNLLKRDAEKELLPYAKEQHISFVPFYPLASGLLTGKYQRDMVFNDFRARLPHIKGDAFVQNLEKVEQLRTIVKEKKVDMAQVVLAWLLTRDCIDVIIPGAKQADQIANNLKTLDVQLTEKEIIEIDRIFC from the coding sequence ATGCGAAAAACTCAAATTGGTAAAACAGGACTTCATGTAAATTCGATTGGGCTTGGGACAAATACTGTTGGTGGACATAATCTTTATCCGGATCTCGATGAAGATGCAGGAAAAGAGCTAATCAGAAAGGCGTTAAAAAGTGGCATCAATTTTTTAGATACGGCTTATATTTATGGACCCGAGCGCTCTGAACAATTAGTTGGGGAAGTGATCAAAGAAACGGGCATGCGAAATGAACTTATCTTAGCGACAAAGGGTGCCCATAAAATCACGGATACTGGAACTGTGTTTGACAATTCACCTGCATTTTTGCGACAATCGGTTGAAGGAAGTTTAAAGCGATTACAGACGGATTACATCGATTTATTCTATATTCATTTTCCCGATGAAAACACACCAAAAGATGAAGCGGTCGGTGCTTTGAAACGATTGAAGGAAGAGGGGAAAATCAGAGCGATTGGTGTATCTAATTTCTCCATCGGGCAATTAAAAGAAGCTAATAAAGATGGAAATGTGGATGTTTATCAAGGCGAGTACAACTTATTAAAAAGGGATGCCGAGAAGGAATTATTACCCTATGCAAAAGAACAGCACATTTCCTTTGTTCCCTTTTACCCATTAGCATCGGGCTTGTTAACTGGAAAATATCAAAGGGACATGGTCTTTAATGACTTTCGTGCAAGATTGCCACATATAAAGGGAGATGCATTTGTACAAAATCTAGAAAAGGTCGAACAATTACGTACGATTGTAAAGGAAAAGAAGGTGGACATGGCTCAAGTTGTTCTCGCGTGGTTGTTAACACGTGACTGTATTGATGTTATTATTCCTGGTGCAAAACAAGCGGATCAAATAGCGAATAACTTGAAAACATTGGACGTTCAGTTAACGGAAAAAGAGATCATTGAAATTGATCGGATTTTCTGTTGA
- a CDS encoding hydroxymethylglutaryl-CoA lyase, protein MTDLLLPSKVIICEVGPRDGFQAETVWIPTEQKIRIIKELAKTGVQSMEITSFVHPRAIPQLKDAEEVVRNTQDLTGIKFRALVPNIRGAERAIDVGITKLKLMLSATDSHSISNANRTTEDALNKLEPIIDLAEKRGVGVGGSIAVAFGCPFEGKVPFSRIAEIVQRYSEMGITEVSLADSSGRANPNQVYSMLGELKDRYSKMTFSMHLHNTRGMALANVVAALQQGITLFDSSIAGLGGCPYAPGATGNIATEDLVHALYEMGIETGIDVDSVINVAKDVKQKLGHDGGSYMLQAGPNSQLHIKTESQEKLG, encoded by the coding sequence ATGACAGATTTATTGTTGCCTTCGAAAGTAATCATTTGTGAAGTGGGTCCGAGAGATGGGTTCCAAGCTGAAACAGTGTGGATTCCGACTGAACAGAAGATTCGTATCATAAAGGAGCTTGCGAAGACTGGTGTTCAATCAATGGAAATTACGTCTTTTGTTCACCCAAGAGCTATTCCACAGTTGAAAGATGCTGAAGAAGTTGTAAGAAATACGCAAGACTTAACAGGTATAAAGTTTCGCGCATTAGTACCAAATATTAGGGGTGCGGAACGAGCTATTGATGTAGGTATTACGAAGTTAAAACTCATGTTGTCTGCAACTGACTCTCACAGCATTTCAAATGCAAATAGGACAACTGAGGACGCATTGAACAAATTAGAACCGATCATTGATTTGGCAGAAAAAAGAGGCGTAGGTGTTGGTGGATCCATTGCAGTTGCTTTTGGTTGTCCATTTGAAGGGAAAGTTCCATTTAGTCGGATCGCTGAAATCGTTCAACGCTATAGTGAAATGGGAATTACTGAAGTATCGTTAGCTGATTCAAGTGGGAGGGCAAATCCCAATCAAGTTTATAGCATGCTTGGTGAGTTAAAAGACCGCTATTCGAAAATGACTTTCTCCATGCATTTGCATAATACCCGCGGGATGGCTTTGGCAAATGTTGTGGCTGCCTTGCAGCAAGGAATTACCCTCTTCGATAGTTCGATTGCTGGACTAGGAGGCTGCCCGTATGCACCAGGAGCTACGGGTAACATTGCCACGGAAGATCTTGTTCATGCCCTCTATGAAATGGGTATCGAGACGGGAATAGACGTTGATTCGGTTATAAATGTTGCAAAAGACGTGAAACAAAAACTTGGCCATGATGGAGGGAGTTATATGCTTCAAGCAGGACCGAATTCACAACTGCATATAAAAACAGAATCACAGGAGAAGTTAGGATAA
- a CDS encoding substrate-binding domain-containing protein, producing the protein MEPSKKNRVTLLQVAEHAGVSRSTASLIVRNSPAISNATREKVLASMKELGYVYDRIAANLRSQHSTTIGIIITDIANTFFSDLLIGINEELEMGGYTGLLGTTFDLVSKQEQLISTMLEHRVGGIILVPVSGSGQDTVERLQKLDIPVVLAVRELPENDFDYVGFDYILGAEMAVTHLIDKGHKRIAFIGGRAESLTWTERMEGYHAIHSKYGLIVDDLLVLPGPITKNAGAEAVQELIKRSGDNLPTAIFCFSDLVAFGVILGLRQVGLTPGEDIEVVGFDNVPESEIVHPPLTTVSSFARLTGAEAARLLQKRLTNSGLKAERILIEPELIVRDF; encoded by the coding sequence ATAGAACCCTCAAAAAAGAATCGAGTTACATTACTACAGGTTGCGGAACACGCGGGTGTTTCACGGTCTACAGCTTCACTCATTGTACGCAATAGTCCTGCAATTTCTAATGCTACACGTGAAAAAGTCCTTGCTTCCATGAAAGAATTGGGCTATGTGTATGATCGTATTGCTGCAAATTTACGTTCACAGCATTCAACGACCATAGGAATCATCATCACAGATATTGCGAACACATTTTTCTCTGACTTACTGATAGGCATTAATGAAGAACTGGAGATGGGTGGATATACTGGTTTATTAGGAACCACTTTTGATTTGGTTTCCAAACAAGAACAACTCATCTCTACAATGCTTGAACATAGAGTAGGTGGAATAATCTTAGTCCCTGTTTCCGGTAGTGGACAAGATACAGTTGAACGTCTACAAAAACTTGATATTCCCGTAGTACTGGCCGTTCGAGAACTTCCAGAAAACGACTTCGACTATGTCGGTTTCGATTATATTTTAGGCGCGGAAATGGCAGTTACTCATTTAATTGACAAAGGACATAAACGAATTGCCTTTATAGGTGGACGGGCTGAATCCCTTACTTGGACAGAAAGAATGGAAGGGTATCATGCGATTCATAGTAAATATGGTTTGATTGTAGACGACTTACTTGTACTTCCAGGTCCCATCACAAAAAACGCAGGGGCGGAGGCTGTTCAGGAACTCATAAAGCGCTCGGGAGATAATCTGCCAACTGCAATCTTTTGCTTTAGTGATTTAGTCGCCTTCGGAGTTATTTTAGGTTTAAGGCAAGTAGGCTTAACTCCTGGAGAGGACATCGAAGTAGTAGGTTTCGATAATGTTCCTGAATCTGAAATTGTACACCCTCCTTTAACAACCGTTTCTTCCTTTGCCAGATTAACAGGGGCAGAAGCTGCAAGGCTCCTTCAAAAACGGCTAACAAACAGTGGGTTAAAAGCCGAAAGAATTCTTATCGAGCCAGAACTAATCGTGCGTGACTTTTAA
- a CDS encoding thiamine pyrophosphate-binding protein, giving the protein MQELISRQLVKYLENRGVEHIFGLCGHTNIAVLSELEKSSIKFVNVRHEQVAAHAADGYARAKKQTAVVLSHVGPGLTNAATGVANAALDCTPMVVIAGDIPSHYYGKHPHQEINLHADATQYEIYRPFVKRAWRVDSDHLFPEILEKAFQLAESGTPGPVLVSVPMDIFSKEIDTALFDRQKHHTKTLQKPSIDEVTAEKIIRTLLDAKNPVIYAGGGVLIADAAKELAEFVNHFDFPVAHSLMGKGAVADDNPLVLGMTGFWGTEFINQKTREADYILGLGTRFAEADSSSWENEFTFDFPTTKLIQIDIEASEIGRNYPVEIGAVADLKQALTVLNRVAKRIAPEGRQNEELKQEIATNKKEFKASNKPFVEDNCFPMQPQRILADVRDVLPRDAFITTDVGWNKNGVGQQFDILEPGTILTPGGFATMGFGAPAALGVKIAQPDRVVVSLVGDGGFGQNPALLATAAEENIPVIWVVMNNSAYGTIAGLQKAHYDTTLGTLFMKDGESYSPDFAAIARAYGIEGIKIKKAEEFKPALEQAIAANKPVVIDVAMLNNPVPTAGHWNIMDIYSPGEKVHHVSVN; this is encoded by the coding sequence ATGCAAGAATTAATTTCGCGTCAATTAGTAAAATACCTTGAAAATCGTGGGGTTGAACATATTTTCGGTCTTTGTGGTCATACGAATATCGCTGTTCTTTCCGAGTTGGAGAAAAGTTCTATTAAATTTGTCAACGTTCGCCATGAACAAGTCGCAGCGCATGCGGCTGATGGCTATGCTCGTGCTAAAAAACAAACGGCTGTTGTCCTAAGTCACGTTGGCCCGGGGTTGACGAATGCGGCGACGGGTGTTGCTAACGCGGCACTGGACTGTACACCGATGGTCGTTATCGCAGGAGATATTCCGAGTCATTACTACGGAAAACATCCGCACCAAGAAATAAACTTGCATGCGGATGCGACACAATATGAAATTTATCGTCCATTTGTCAAACGTGCTTGGCGTGTAGATAGCGACCACCTATTCCCAGAAATTTTGGAGAAGGCGTTTCAACTGGCTGAAAGTGGAACGCCAGGTCCTGTTCTTGTTTCTGTCCCGATGGATATCTTCTCCAAGGAGATTGACACGGCCTTGTTTGACAGACAAAAACACCATACAAAAACACTTCAAAAGCCATCGATTGATGAGGTAACGGCTGAAAAAATAATACGTACACTGTTGGATGCAAAAAATCCAGTTATCTATGCAGGCGGTGGGGTATTAATCGCAGATGCGGCGAAAGAACTTGCTGAATTCGTCAATCATTTTGATTTTCCAGTTGCGCATTCGTTGATGGGCAAAGGGGCAGTTGCGGATGATAATCCACTTGTCTTAGGGATGACGGGCTTCTGGGGAACTGAATTTATCAATCAAAAAACACGTGAAGCCGACTATATTTTGGGGCTTGGCACGCGTTTTGCAGAAGCAGACAGCAGCTCCTGGGAAAATGAATTTACATTTGATTTCCCAACGACGAAATTGATTCAGATTGATATTGAAGCCAGTGAAATTGGTCGCAACTATCCGGTTGAAATCGGTGCGGTCGCTGATTTAAAGCAAGCGCTTACTGTTTTGAATCGGGTAGCGAAGAGAATCGCTCCAGAAGGTCGTCAGAATGAAGAATTGAAGCAAGAAATTGCCACAAACAAAAAAGAATTTAAAGCAAGCAACAAACCATTTGTAGAGGACAACTGCTTCCCAATGCAGCCGCAGCGTATTCTCGCTGATGTGCGCGATGTCTTGCCACGCGATGCCTTCATTACAACGGATGTAGGCTGGAACAAAAATGGTGTCGGTCAACAATTCGATATTTTAGAGCCGGGGACGATTTTAACACCGGGTGGATTCGCAACGATGGGCTTTGGCGCACCTGCTGCCCTTGGTGTGAAAATTGCACAGCCAGATCGCGTAGTTGTTTCTCTTGTAGGGGATGGGGGCTTTGGTCAAAATCCCGCACTGCTTGCGACAGCGGCTGAAGAAAATATTCCGGTGATCTGGGTAGTTATGAATAACTCCGCGTACGGAACGATTGCGGGTCTGCAAAAAGCGCATTACGATACAACGCTGGGTACATTGTTCATGAAAGACGGCGAGTCGTACTCACCTGACTTCGCAGCGATTGCGCGCGCATACGGTATCGAGGGCATTAAAATCAAAAAAGCAGAGGAATTCAAGCCAGCGCTTGAACAGGCAATCGCCGCAAACAAACCGGTTGTGATCGATGTTGCCATGTTAAATAATCCAGTACCGACCGCAGGTCATTGGAATATCATGGACATTTATTCACCTGGGGAAAAAGTGCATCATGTAAGTGTAAATTAA